In the Kiloniellales bacterium genome, one interval contains:
- a CDS encoding peroxidase-related enzyme (This protein belongs to a clade of uncharacterized proteins related to peroxidases such as the alkylhydroperoxidase AhpD.), which translates to MSAANISRYPVRDIEDLPEDIKEKVLAVQEKAGFVPNVFLVLAHRPDELRAFFAYHDTLMEKESGLTKADREMIVVATSNDNSCQYCVVAHGAILRIRAKNSLIADQVAVNYRKADITPRQMAMLDFAMKVSNDSKSICDEDFETLRTHGFSDDDIWDIAGITAFFGLSNRMANFTSMRPNDEFYAMGRGLD; encoded by the coding sequence ATGAGTGCCGCGAACATCAGCCGTTACCCGGTGCGGGACATCGAGGATCTGCCCGAGGACATCAAGGAAAAGGTCCTGGCGGTCCAGGAGAAGGCGGGCTTCGTGCCCAACGTCTTCCTCGTCCTGGCCCATCGCCCCGACGAGCTTCGCGCTTTCTTCGCCTATCACGACACGCTGATGGAAAAGGAAAGCGGCCTCACCAAGGCCGATAGGGAGATGATCGTCGTCGCCACCTCCAACGACAACAGCTGCCAGTATTGCGTGGTGGCCCACGGTGCCATCCTGCGCATCCGGGCAAAGAACTCCCTGATCGCCGACCAGGTGGCGGTGAACTACCGCAAGGCGGACATCACGCCGAGACAGATGGCCATGCTTGATTTCGCCATGAAGGTATCGAACGACAGCAAATCGATCTGCGACGAGGATTTCGAAACCCTGCGCACTCACGGTTTCAGCGACGACGACATCTGGGACATCGCCGGCATTACCGCCTTCTTCGGCCTCAGCAACCGCATGGCGAACTTCACCTCAATGCGGCCCAACGACGAATTCTATGCCATGGGGCGCGGGCTGGACTGA
- a CDS encoding DUF411 domain-containing protein translates to MRAAGFEVEVQDTEDLAMVKRMASVPEELQSCHTARVGSYTIEGHVPAADVIRLLTERPDATGLFVPGMPSGSPGMENGQHDPYDVLMLRNDGEAEVFSSYR, encoded by the coding sequence ATGAGGGCCGCCGGATTCGAGGTCGAGGTCCAGGACACGGAAGACCTCGCCATGGTGAAGCGCATGGCATCGGTTCCGGAAGAGCTTCAGTCCTGCCACACGGCGCGGGTGGGGAGCTACACCATCGAAGGCCACGTCCCCGCGGCGGACGTCATTCGCCTGCTCACGGAGCGGCCCGACGCGACGGGGCTCTTCGTGCCGGGCATGCCTTCCGGCTCTCCGGGCATGGAGAACGGGCAGCACGATCCTTACGACGTTCTCATGCTGAGGAACGACGGCGAAGCCGAGGTCTTCAGCTCGTACAGGTAG
- a CDS encoding FAD-binding oxidoreductase gives MTTETVDVLIIGAGAYGLSAAWSMAERQSGARILVVDALDFAGGGTGRNGAGFRMQWGLECNIRLCRESIAFFEEAAGRLDYPRGIDMRQEGYLILSHDSAGLRRFEDHMALQHSFGVPSELITPEDCRRLVPGLDIDGLAGGAFCPKDGSASPFLWLDALLTAGRRLGVEVRFHTRVLRLESTGPSFRAETETGAIEAAKVLVCTDWAVPELLAPMGVELPVTGVPKEVVVTEACAPTFGTVVVSLGSDMTLRQVARGNFVITRTLPRPEGSDIASTPEAVGAHAEAALALLPGLADLHVLRSWAGVYSKTPDMQAVLGETEIDGLFIAVSAYKGFMTSPAVGRIMGDLVIDGGSQDPALKMLQPRRFAEGDLLPDPLTV, from the coding sequence ATGACGACCGAGACCGTCGACGTTCTGATCATAGGCGCCGGCGCCTACGGCCTCTCGGCCGCCTGGTCCATGGCCGAGCGGCAGAGCGGCGCGCGGATCCTGGTGGTCGATGCGCTCGACTTCGCCGGCGGCGGCACGGGACGCAACGGCGCCGGCTTCCGCATGCAGTGGGGCTTGGAGTGCAACATCCGGCTCTGCCGCGAGAGCATCGCCTTCTTCGAGGAGGCGGCCGGGCGCCTGGACTATCCCCGCGGCATCGACATGCGCCAGGAAGGCTACCTGATCCTGTCGCACGACAGCGCAGGGCTGCGGCGCTTCGAGGACCACATGGCGCTGCAGCACAGCTTCGGCGTTCCCAGCGAGCTGATCACGCCCGAGGACTGCCGGCGCCTGGTGCCGGGTCTGGACATCGACGGCCTGGCCGGGGGCGCGTTCTGTCCCAAGGACGGCTCGGCTTCTCCCTTTCTCTGGCTCGATGCGCTGCTGACCGCCGGCCGTCGCCTCGGCGTCGAGGTGCGGTTCCACACTCGGGTCCTGCGGCTGGAAAGCACAGGCCCGTCTTTCCGGGCCGAGACCGAGACGGGCGCGATCGAAGCCGCCAAGGTGCTGGTCTGCACCGACTGGGCCGTGCCCGAGCTACTGGCGCCCATGGGAGTCGAGCTGCCGGTCACCGGCGTGCCCAAGGAGGTCGTGGTGACCGAGGCCTGCGCGCCGACCTTCGGCACGGTCGTCGTCAGCCTTGGCAGCGACATGACCCTGCGCCAGGTCGCGCGCGGCAACTTCGTGATCACCCGCACCCTGCCCCGGCCCGAGGGCAGCGACATCGCCTCGACGCCCGAGGCCGTGGGCGCCCACGCCGAGGCGGCGCTCGCGCTCCTGCCCGGCCTGGCGGATCTCCATGTGCTGCGCAGCTGGGCCGGGGTCTACAGCAAGACCCCGGATATGCAGGCCGTGCTCGGCGAGACCGAGATCGACGGGCTGTTCATTGCCGTTTCCGCTTACAAGGGCTTCATGACCTCGCCCGCGGTCGGCCGCATCATGGGTGATCTGGTGATCGACGGCGGCTCCCAGGACCCGGCGCTGAAGATGCTCCAGCCGCGCCGCTTCGCGGAGGGCGACCTGTTGCCGGACCCCTTGACCGTTTGA
- a CDS encoding NAD(P)/FAD-dependent oxidoreductase yields the protein MTRERAHAWIVVVGAGPAGMAAARAALLAGCRVTLVDEAPRPGGQIYRQAPSALGQETSSNAREEVRKQQFLQDFSEILGRIEYRAETTAHSLFPGPELHVSDGKATEILHPDAVILATGLCEQAIPFPGWTLPGVLLAGGAQAMMKSNLVRPGDRAVVAGTGPLPLVAADQLAAAGAEVRAVALFHPLSRVAGDPLGCWAGRGLLAEGIRAYRRLRRVGTALLQGWMPFRAEGGEQVENVTLARHDGQGRPDKGRTRQFDLDLLVLSFGFTANSELARMAGVTSRFLGPRGGWPARGDEDGRTEAAGVYLAGDCAGLRGAYVAAAEGEIVGSVAAAAALGKPAAPCREARRRRAQHLRFQRALAPLFDLPPAVWDWAGEETTVCRCEGVTRARLREALEAGHRTLDGIKRNTRAGMGWCGGRGCLHAVAGLAQSAGGAADIEAMRARPLARPVPLGALAPKAGGRP from the coding sequence ATGACCCGGGAGCGGGCCCATGCCTGGATCGTCGTCGTCGGCGCGGGACCGGCAGGCATGGCGGCGGCGCGCGCGGCCCTTCTGGCCGGCTGCCGGGTGACCCTGGTCGACGAAGCGCCGCGGCCCGGCGGCCAGATCTATCGCCAGGCGCCGTCGGCGCTCGGCCAAGAAACCTCAAGCAACGCTCGAGAAGAGGTGCGCAAGCAGCAGTTCTTACAGGATTTCAGTGAGATCCTGGGGCGGATCGAGTACCGGGCCGAGACGACCGCGCACAGCCTCTTCCCGGGGCCGGAACTTCACGTCTCTGACGGCAAAGCAACGGAGATCCTGCATCCCGACGCGGTCATCCTGGCGACGGGACTCTGCGAGCAGGCCATCCCCTTTCCCGGCTGGACCCTGCCGGGGGTGCTCCTGGCCGGCGGCGCCCAGGCCATGATGAAGAGCAACCTGGTGCGTCCGGGCGACCGGGCCGTCGTCGCCGGCACCGGCCCCCTGCCCCTGGTGGCCGCCGACCAGCTGGCCGCCGCCGGCGCCGAGGTTCGTGCCGTTGCTCTGTTTCATCCCCTCTCGCGCGTGGCCGGCGACCCGCTCGGCTGCTGGGCGGGACGCGGCCTGCTCGCCGAGGGGATCCGGGCGTATCGGCGCTTGCGCCGCGTCGGCACGGCGCTGCTGCAGGGCTGGATGCCGTTCAGGGCCGAGGGGGGCGAGCAGGTGGAAAACGTCACTCTGGCGCGGCACGACGGCCAGGGCCGTCCGGACAAAGGGCGGACCCGTCAGTTCGACCTGGACCTCCTGGTGCTCAGCTTCGGCTTCACCGCCAACAGCGAGCTCGCCCGAATGGCCGGGGTCACGAGCCGCTTCCTGGGGCCGCGCGGCGGCTGGCCGGCAAGGGGCGACGAAGACGGCAGGACCGAGGCCGCCGGTGTCTACCTGGCCGGCGATTGCGCCGGCCTGCGCGGAGCCTACGTCGCGGCCGCGGAGGGCGAGATCGTCGGCTCCGTAGCCGCGGCAGCGGCTCTGGGCAAACCGGCCGCGCCTTGCCGCGAAGCCCGCCGCCGGCGCGCGCAGCATCTGCGTTTCCAGCGGGCCCTCGCGCCGCTGTTCGATCTGCCGCCGGCGGTCTGGGACTGGGCCGGGGAGGAGACCACGGTCTGCCGCTGCGAGGGCGTGACCAGGGCCCGGCTCCGCGAGGCCCTGGAGGCCGGCCACCGGACGCTGGACGGGATCAAGCGGAACACCCGCGCCGGCATGGGCTGGTGCGGCGGGCGCGGCTGTCTGCACGCCGTGGCGGGCCTCGCGCAAAGCGCCGGCGGCGCGGCCGACATCGAGGCGATGCGGGCACGCCCCCTGGCCAGACCCGTTCCCCTGGGCGCTCTGGCGCCCAAGGCCGGCGGGCGGCCATGA
- a CDS encoding (2Fe-2S)-binding protein has product MTGRERRLGRVGEGETFLFHFDGREIPARPGETVGAALLAADIRFLRRAEDGGPRGLFCGIGVCWECRCVIDGRPNTRACMIEAKPGMTVRRQEGLS; this is encoded by the coding sequence GTGACGGGGCGGGAACGACGTCTGGGCCGGGTCGGGGAAGGCGAAACCTTTCTCTTCCATTTCGACGGCAGAGAGATTCCGGCCAGGCCCGGCGAAACCGTCGGGGCCGCCCTGCTCGCCGCCGACATCCGCTTCCTGCGCCGCGCCGAAGACGGCGGTCCGCGCGGTCTGTTCTGCGGCATCGGCGTCTGCTGGGAGTGCCGCTGCGTCATCGACGGCCGACCCAATACCCGGGCCTGCATGATCGAGGCGAAGCCGGGCATGACCGTGCGGCGTCAGGAAGGCCTCTCCTAG
- a CDS encoding Xaa-Pro peptidase family protein, translating to MTETLSQEAIDRLDQSRLARVQAGLAAADCAAALLFDPINIRYATGTSRSSLWNFHGATRYVFVPAEGHAILFDNPGAHHHFRGKTALAECRPAATTCYWLAGPRVDAVARKSAVEIADLLQASGGAGGRLAVDRFDPALAAALGAEGCRLVPAGEIMERARAIKLPEEIALMRRSMAVCDRALAKIREDLAPGMTEQALWSRLQAVNAAEGGEWIETRLLSSGPRTNPWFQEAGTRVIEDGDLVAVDTDMVGPFGYLSDISRTQLCGNGRPKGEQRDLFGLAYEQLQHNLALMAPGRSFRDVTEQSWRLPQRFMKHRYLCVAHGAGMCNEYPNIVYPEDFETGGYDGVIEENMVLCIESYLGAEDGREGVKLEEQVLVTATGVESLSTAPFDERLL from the coding sequence GTGACCGAGACCCTCTCCCAGGAAGCGATCGACAGGCTCGACCAGTCGAGGCTGGCCCGGGTCCAGGCCGGGCTCGCGGCGGCCGACTGCGCCGCGGCGCTCCTGTTCGATCCGATCAACATCCGCTACGCGACGGGGACCAGCCGCAGCAGCCTTTGGAACTTCCACGGAGCCACCCGCTATGTCTTCGTGCCGGCCGAGGGCCACGCCATCCTGTTCGACAACCCCGGCGCCCACCACCACTTTCGCGGCAAGACGGCCCTGGCCGAGTGCCGGCCCGCGGCCACCACCTGCTACTGGCTCGCCGGCCCCAGGGTCGATGCCGTCGCCAGAAAAAGCGCGGTCGAGATTGCCGATCTCCTGCAAGCGTCAGGCGGCGCGGGAGGCCGGCTTGCGGTCGACCGTTTCGACCCGGCCCTGGCGGCCGCCCTAGGCGCCGAAGGCTGCAGGCTCGTGCCCGCCGGCGAAATCATGGAGCGCGCCCGGGCGATCAAGCTGCCGGAAGAGATCGCCTTGATGCGCCGCTCCATGGCGGTCTGCGATCGGGCCCTGGCCAAGATCCGCGAGGACCTGGCACCGGGCATGACCGAACAGGCGCTCTGGTCGCGCCTCCAGGCGGTCAACGCGGCCGAGGGCGGCGAGTGGATCGAGACCCGCCTGCTCAGCTCGGGCCCGCGCACCAACCCTTGGTTCCAGGAGGCCGGTACGCGGGTGATCGAGGACGGCGACCTGGTCGCCGTCGATACCGACATGGTCGGCCCCTTCGGCTACCTCTCCGACATATCGCGCACCCAGCTCTGCGGCAACGGCCGGCCCAAGGGCGAACAGCGCGATCTCTTCGGCCTGGCCTACGAGCAGCTGCAGCACAACCTGGCGCTGATGGCGCCGGGCCGGTCCTTCCGGGACGTCACGGAGCAGAGCTGGCGGCTGCCCCAGCGTTTCATGAAGCACCGCTATCTCTGCGTCGCCCACGGCGCCGGAATGTGCAACGAATACCCCAACATCGTCTACCCGGAAGACTTCGAGACCGGCGGCTACGACGGCGTGATCGAGGAAAACATGGTGCTTTGCATCGAGAGCTATCTGGGCGCCGAGGACGGCCGGGAGGGCGTCAAGCTCGAGGAGCAGGTGCTGGTCACCGCCACGGGCGTCGAGAGCTTGTCGACGGCGCCCTTCGACGAGCGCCTGCTGTGA
- a CDS encoding DMT family transporter, whose amino-acid sequence MTVAEAPRSTAGRGILFMVASMAFLTMTDVMTKWLVASLPVGEIIALRAVIGLLGLILLTLVWHRRVPLVRHNLPGQLLCAALVVATLFLFTTSLRYLPLAEAIVIVYAAPLFVTALAPSLLGESVGWRRWAAVLVGFLGVAVVMRPTAGALNLAVLLPFVGAFTLALRDITTRRLTASVPTLSILTVTFLLCILGGGAAALPNWVAPDGGQLLLLTASALFFSLGQISMIEAFRHAEAALVAPYKYTAIFWAVLAGLIVWGEQPDRWDLLGSALIIGSGLFILYRERIRRDEQPS is encoded by the coding sequence ATGACCGTCGCCGAGGCGCCGCGCTCGACGGCCGGGCGGGGCATCCTCTTCATGGTGGCGAGCATGGCCTTCCTGACCATGACCGACGTCATGACCAAGTGGCTGGTCGCCTCGCTGCCAGTCGGCGAGATCATCGCCCTGCGCGCCGTGATCGGACTTCTCGGCCTCATTCTTCTCACCCTGGTCTGGCACCGGCGGGTTCCCCTTGTTCGCCATAACCTGCCGGGCCAGCTGCTCTGCGCGGCGCTCGTCGTGGCGACGCTCTTTCTCTTCACCACCTCGCTGCGCTACCTGCCCCTGGCCGAGGCGATCGTGATCGTCTACGCGGCCCCTCTCTTCGTGACGGCCCTCGCGCCGAGCCTGCTGGGCGAGAGCGTCGGATGGCGGCGCTGGGCCGCCGTCCTGGTCGGGTTCCTCGGCGTCGCCGTGGTCATGCGGCCGACCGCCGGCGCTCTGAACTTGGCCGTTCTCTTGCCCTTCGTCGGCGCCTTCACCCTGGCCTTGCGGGATATCACGACGCGGCGCCTGACGGCTTCCGTCCCGACCCTCTCGATCCTGACCGTGACGTTCCTGCTCTGCATCCTGGGCGGCGGCGCGGCGGCCCTGCCCAACTGGGTCGCACCGGACGGCGGCCAATTGCTGCTGCTGACGGCCTCCGCCCTGTTCTTCTCGCTCGGGCAGATCTCCATGATCGAGGCCTTCCGCCACGCCGAAGCGGCCTTGGTCGCGCCCTACAAGTACACCGCGATCTTCTGGGCCGTCCTCGCCGGCCTGATCGTCTGGGGCGAGCAACCGGACCGCTGGGATCTCCTGGGCAGCGCGCTGATCATTGGCAGCGGCCTCTTCATCCTCTACCGGGAACGCATTCGAAGGGACGAGCAGCCATCGTGA
- a CDS encoding AI-2E family transporter has translation MTADPKGQTAFLDRAVELTIRLGLVMLLIGWCFYTVRPFILPAIWGIIIAVAAYPGYLRLRGLFGGRRRLTASVVALLGLLVIILPVVLLGDTLASGGLALAEVLESGPVSLPPPPESIKEWSFIGGPLYATWEQASSNLDVVLERFTPQLKAFGSVLVAGAANFGLAMLQFIVAIIIAPILMVHADRGGQTADTIARRLAGPRGPEFADLAEETIRNVTRGILGVAVIQALLAGLGMLVVGVPAAGLLALVCLILATVQIGVAPVMIPAAIYVFYASGTGVGLLFAVWAVLVTLSDSVLKPVLLGRGARVPMLVIFLGAIGGFITSGIIGLFTGAVILTLGYTLFIAWLNQPAASDPDAPEDVQGPGRADALR, from the coding sequence ATGACAGCTGATCCAAAGGGGCAGACCGCGTTTCTGGACCGGGCCGTCGAGCTGACCATCCGCCTCGGTCTGGTCATGCTGCTGATCGGCTGGTGCTTCTACACCGTGCGCCCCTTCATCCTGCCGGCGATCTGGGGGATTATCATCGCCGTCGCTGCCTATCCCGGCTATCTGCGCCTACGCGGTCTGTTCGGTGGCCGGCGCCGCCTGACGGCAAGCGTCGTCGCGCTGCTCGGCCTGCTGGTGATCATCCTGCCGGTGGTCCTGCTCGGCGACACACTGGCGAGCGGCGGCCTCGCGCTCGCCGAGGTGCTGGAAAGCGGACCGGTCAGCCTGCCGCCACCGCCGGAGAGCATCAAGGAATGGTCTTTCATTGGCGGGCCCCTCTACGCCACCTGGGAGCAGGCCTCGAGCAATCTCGACGTTGTGCTCGAACGCTTCACGCCTCAGCTGAAGGCTTTTGGCAGTGTCCTGGTGGCCGGCGCCGCGAACTTTGGCCTGGCGATGCTGCAGTTCATCGTCGCCATTATCATCGCGCCGATCCTGATGGTGCACGCGGACAGAGGCGGGCAGACCGCCGACACGATCGCCCGGCGCCTGGCAGGGCCGCGCGGGCCCGAGTTCGCCGACCTGGCTGAAGAGACGATCCGCAACGTGACTCGCGGCATTCTCGGTGTCGCGGTGATCCAGGCCCTGTTGGCCGGTTTGGGCATGCTGGTCGTGGGCGTGCCCGCCGCCGGTTTGCTGGCGCTCGTCTGCCTGATCCTGGCGACCGTCCAGATCGGTGTCGCCCCCGTCATGATCCCCGCCGCGATCTATGTGTTCTACGCCTCGGGCACCGGCGTGGGTCTGCTCTTCGCGGTTTGGGCGGTTCTGGTCACCCTGTCCGACAGCGTGCTGAAGCCGGTCCTGCTTGGCCGCGGGGCGCGGGTGCCGATGCTGGTCATCTTTCTCGGCGCCATCGGCGGCTTCATCACCTCGGGCATCATCGGGCTCTTCACCGGCGCCGTGATCCTGACGCTGGGCTATACGCTCTTCATTGCCTGGCTCAACCAGCCCGCCGCTTCCGATCCCGATGCGCCGGAAGACGTTCAGGGGCCGGGCCGGGCGGACGCTCTTCGCTAA
- a CDS encoding 4-hydroxyphenylacetate 3-hydroxylase family protein, producing MLRTGEDYRESLRDGRQVWIGGEKVEDVTTHPAFKPIVDIRARIYDMAHEDETREVMSYQDEGTNEANNIAYKPPKTREDWEDKRRFVDTVLRDIGGVVVRVGDETIGEVWSLWDGKEVLNEIDSQWSANVENHVLRALQSDTFHVSANTDPKGDRSKRPQDQDPDMLLHLVKETDKGIVVRGAKYETAAAYSNQAFVKPTIANWGDQKLSDYALGFIADMGAPGMKHICRTGFAGKKPMDDYPLANRFDEVDTLIIFDDVLVPWENVLFYRHTNAATFIRSTLHRYSAFPFVQRILYIADMLIGAALFNVRQTGLDKQQAVREKLAQLACYRETIHAHLTAAIAMAEESPAGLLMPNPSLLYTGRVHACTKLPEMMHLTRELCGGQICVTPDHAAFESPETKPFLQKYYSVNEDWVADDRRKLLAFARDLLNSDYAGHRLTFELFAQSPPFAHLNAVYNNFDFSGPLDFVRNSAGLSDRVMGEQGKG from the coding sequence ATGTTGAGAACCGGTGAGGACTACCGCGAGTCGCTGCGCGACGGCCGCCAGGTGTGGATCGGCGGGGAGAAGGTCGAGGACGTCACCACCCATCCCGCCTTCAAGCCGATCGTCGATATCCGGGCCCGGATCTACGACATGGCGCACGAGGACGAGACCCGCGAGGTCATGTCCTATCAGGACGAGGGCACCAACGAGGCCAACAACATTGCCTACAAGCCGCCGAAGACCCGGGAGGACTGGGAGGACAAGCGGCGCTTCGTCGACACGGTCCTGAGGGACATCGGCGGCGTGGTCGTCCGGGTCGGCGATGAGACCATCGGCGAGGTCTGGTCGCTCTGGGACGGCAAGGAAGTCCTGAACGAGATCGATTCCCAGTGGAGCGCAAACGTCGAGAACCACGTACTGCGCGCGCTGCAGTCCGACACCTTCCACGTCTCGGCCAATACCGATCCCAAGGGCGATCGCTCGAAGCGGCCCCAGGACCAGGACCCGGACATGCTGCTCCATCTGGTCAAGGAGACCGACAAGGGCATCGTGGTGCGCGGCGCCAAGTACGAGACCGCTGCGGCCTACTCGAACCAGGCCTTCGTCAAGCCGACCATCGCCAACTGGGGCGACCAGAAGCTCTCCGACTACGCGCTCGGCTTCATCGCCGACATGGGCGCGCCGGGCATGAAGCACATCTGCCGCACCGGCTTCGCCGGCAAGAAGCCGATGGATGACTATCCCCTGGCGAACCGCTTCGACGAGGTCGACACCCTGATCATCTTCGACGACGTCCTGGTGCCCTGGGAGAACGTGCTGTTCTACCGCCACACCAACGCGGCGACCTTCATCCGCTCGACCCTGCACCGCTACTCGGCCTTCCCCTTCGTGCAGCGCATCCTCTACATCGCCGACATGCTGATCGGCGCCGCGCTGTTCAACGTGCGCCAGACCGGGCTCGACAAGCAGCAGGCGGTGCGCGAGAAGCTGGCGCAGCTGGCCTGCTACCGGGAGACGATCCACGCCCACCTGACCGCGGCGATCGCCATGGCCGAAGAGAGCCCGGCCGGCCTCTTGATGCCCAATCCTTCGCTGCTCTACACCGGCCGGGTGCACGCCTGCACCAAGCTGCCCGAGATGATGCATCTGACCCGCGAGCTCTGCGGCGGGCAGATCTGCGTGACGCCGGACCACGCCGCCTTCGAGTCGCCCGAGACCAAGCCCTTCCTGCAGAAGTACTACTCGGTCAACGAGGACTGGGTCGCCGACGACCGGCGCAAGCTGCTGGCCTTCGCGCGCGACCTGCTCAACTCCGACTACGCCGGTCACCGGCTGACCTTCGAGCTCTTCGCCCAGTCGCCGCCCTTCGCGCACCTCAACGCGGTCTACAACAACTTCGACTTCTCCGGACCGCTCGACTTCGTGCGCAACTCCGCCGGCCTGTCGGATCGGGTCATGGGCGAGCAGGGGAAAGGCTGA
- a CDS encoding RidA family protein yields MIHTRIRTFNTRDTYPEQNLDNDLCQAVRAGNMVFLRGQVGQDLDTRESVGIGDAAAQTEQAMKNVAMLLQEAGAELSHICKITIYLTDIRYREAVYGVIGRWLKGVFPVSTGLVIDSLARPEWVMEIDVIAVIPEEKQP; encoded by the coding sequence ATGATCCATACCCGCATCCGGACGTTCAACACGCGCGACACCTATCCGGAGCAGAACCTGGACAACGACCTGTGCCAGGCGGTGCGGGCCGGCAACATGGTTTTCCTGCGCGGCCAGGTCGGTCAGGACCTGGACACCCGGGAGTCGGTCGGCATCGGCGACGCCGCCGCCCAGACCGAGCAGGCCATGAAGAACGTCGCCATGCTGCTGCAGGAGGCCGGCGCAGAGCTCAGCCATATCTGCAAGATCACGATCTATCTTACTGATATTCGGTATCGCGAGGCGGTCTATGGCGTGATCGGCCGCTGGCTCAAAGGAGTCTTTCCCGTGTCCACCGGCCTCGTGATCGACAGCCTCGCGCGCCCCGAGTGGGTCATGGAGATCGACGTGATCGCGGTGATCCCCGAGGAGAAGCAACCGTGA
- a CDS encoding phytanoyl-CoA dioxygenase family protein has product MTPGADRAFFEENGYLFVSGLASAEELEALRRELDGWIEESRAHRVNYGETPDGKARFDLEAGHTAERPKLRRVANPADISETYRRFLMDGKVADVVAQLIGPDVKFHHCKLNIKLPGMATRVDWHQDHPYDPHTNDDMLAALVMLDDTSEANGCIRVVPGSHKEPVSLYRDGRFVGKVSDREAEDFQRRSVPVEGRAGDVCLIHTWVMHGSSPNLTDWPRRLLICDYTAADAFWITPPMVPSIYSGRVIRGEPARFARLKAGTIELPPRYEDDSFFGVQGQAGVN; this is encoded by the coding sequence GTGACGCCGGGCGCCGACCGGGCCTTCTTCGAGGAGAACGGCTATCTCTTCGTGTCCGGCCTCGCCTCGGCCGAGGAGCTCGAGGCGCTGCGCCGCGAGCTGGACGGCTGGATCGAGGAGAGCCGGGCGCACCGGGTAAACTACGGCGAGACGCCCGACGGCAAGGCGCGTTTCGACCTCGAGGCCGGCCACACGGCCGAGCGGCCCAAGCTGCGCCGGGTCGCCAATCCCGCCGACATCTCCGAGACCTATCGCCGCTTTCTCATGGACGGCAAGGTCGCCGACGTCGTCGCGCAACTGATCGGGCCCGACGTCAAGTTCCATCACTGCAAGCTCAACATCAAGCTGCCGGGCATGGCGACCCGGGTCGACTGGCACCAGGACCACCCCTACGACCCCCATACCAACGACGACATGCTGGCCGCCCTGGTCATGCTCGACGACACGAGCGAGGCCAACGGCTGCATCCGCGTCGTGCCGGGCAGCCACAAGGAGCCTGTCAGCCTCTATCGCGACGGCCGTTTCGTCGGCAAGGTCTCGGACCGGGAAGCCGAGGACTTCCAGCGCCGCTCGGTGCCGGTCGAGGGCAGGGCGGGGGACGTCTGCTTGATCCACACCTGGGTCATGCACGGCTCCTCGCCCAACCTGACCGATTGGCCGCGGCGCCTCTTGATCTGCGACTACACGGCGGCCGACGCCTTCTGGATCACGCCACCCATGGTGCCCTCGATCTACAGCGGCCGGGTGATCCGCGGCGAGCCGGCCCGCTTCGCGCGGCTCAAGGCCGGCACGATCGAGCTGCCGCCGCGCTACGAGGACGACTCCTTCTTCGGCGTCCAGGGCCAGGCCGGCGTGAACTAA
- a CDS encoding DUF1028 domain-containing protein: MTFSITGRCAETGMFGLSVTSSSPSVASRCAWAKAGVGAVATQNITDPSLGARGLALMEDGLDAAAALRQIRDTAPHLAYRQLALIDRQGRTAHHSGENTLGTHAVAEGRDCVAAGNLLADTGVPAAMVAAFEACAGESLAERLLRGLEAGLAAGGEEGPVKSAGLLVVHALDWPLVELRQDWRDEDVIPALRQAWEVFRPQVDDYVTRALDPTAAPSYGVPGDP; the protein is encoded by the coding sequence ATGACTTTTTCGATCACGGGGCGCTGCGCAGAGACAGGGATGTTCGGCCTCTCGGTCACCAGCTCCAGCCCCTCGGTGGCCAGCCGCTGCGCCTGGGCCAAGGCGGGCGTCGGCGCGGTGGCGACCCAGAACATCACCGATCCGAGCCTGGGCGCGCGGGGCCTGGCGCTGATGGAAGACGGCCTGGACGCGGCCGCCGCGCTGCGCCAGATCCGCGACACGGCGCCGCACCTGGCCTACCGCCAGCTCGCGTTGATCGACCGCCAGGGCCGCACGGCCCATCACTCCGGCGAGAACACCTTGGGCACCCACGCGGTCGCCGAGGGGCGCGACTGCGTCGCCGCCGGAAACCTGCTGGCCGACACCGGCGTGCCGGCCGCCATGGTGGCCGCCTTTGAGGCCTGCGCCGGCGAATCTCTGGCGGAGCGCCTGCTGCGCGGCCTGGAAGCGGGCCTCGCCGCCGGGGGCGAGGAGGGGCCGGTCAAGTCTGCCGGCCTGCTGGTGGTCCACGCGCTGGACTGGCCCCTGGTCGAGCTGCGCCAGGACTGGCGCGACGAGGACGTGATCCCGGCCCTGCGCCAGGCCTGGGAGGTCTTCCGCCCCCAGGTCGACGACTACGTCACCCGCGCCCTCGATCCCACCGCCGCCCCCAGCTACGGCGTGCCGGGCGATCCTTGA